One window from the genome of Verrucomicrobiota bacterium encodes:
- a CDS encoding peptidylprolyl isomerase, producing MTVVLETTQGNVEIELMPSVAPLAVANFVTHVKDGYYDGLTFHRVIPGFMIQGGDPTASGRGGESIWGKTFPDEFSPEVRFDETGLLAMANAGPQTNGSQFFITTATPRHLNDRHTIFGKVTTGYENVEAIGNVKTGWGDKPIEDQKIIKAYVKE from the coding sequence ATGACGGTGGTCCTCGAAACGACCCAGGGGAATGTCGAAATCGAACTCATGCCCTCGGTCGCTCCTCTCGCCGTGGCGAACTTTGTAACCCACGTGAAAGACGGCTACTACGACGGCCTGACCTTTCACAGGGTGATCCCGGGGTTCATGATTCAAGGAGGCGATCCGACCGCTTCCGGCCGGGGTGGGGAGTCCATTTGGGGCAAAACCTTCCCGGATGAATTCTCCCCCGAGGTTCGATTTGACGAAACGGGTCTCTTGGCCATGGCCAACGCAGGTCCACAAACGAACGGGAGCCAGTTTTTCATCACCACGGCCACCCCGCGTCATCTCAACGACCGTCATACGATCTTCGGTAAAGTTACAACCGGCTATGAGAACGTCGAGGCCATTGGAAACGTAAAGACAGGCTGGGGCGACAAACCGATCGAGGATCAGAAGATCATCAAGGCGTATGTGAAAGAGTAG